From a region of the Panicum virgatum strain AP13 chromosome 2K, P.virgatum_v5, whole genome shotgun sequence genome:
- the LOC120695104 gene encoding agamous-like MADS-box protein AGL29, with product MEMAKGKKSKGRKKTEIKPIENETARQVRFSKRRQGLFKKASELSILCGAMVAAVVFSASGRSFSFGHPSFDDVVNRFLSPVPTDAPAPGGNEEGSMTDAVRRLNMEYLELEQSLEAEEKRKERLQEATEKLMGERVMQWLNANIFELGLDELQEFQKKLEEIHVIVKQKVDEVMVEGRQTPRSLPHPPMEMASTSQSAYPNPYGFDLPECLSQSYGFDLPECQSQSYGFLISSEFEPCTD from the coding sequence ATGGAGATGGCGAAGGGTAAGAAGTCCAAGGGAAGGAAGAAGACCGAGATCAAGCCCATCGAGAACGAGACAGCGCGTCAGGTACGCTTCTCCAAGCGCCGGCAAGGCCTGTTCAAGAAGGCCAGCGAGCTCTCTATTCTCTGCGGGGCAATGGTTGCTGCTGTCGTGTTCTCAGCGAGTGGTAGGTCCTTCTCCTTTGGCCATCCCTCCTTTGATGATGTTGTGAACAGATTCCTCAGTCCGGTCCCTACTGATGCGCCTGCGCCGGGTGGCAATGAGGAGGGGTCCATGACAGATGCTGTCCGTAGGCTGAACATGGAGTACTTAGAGTTGGAGCAGTCACTGGAGGCTGAAGAGAAGAGAAAGGAGAGGTTGCAAGAGGCAACCGAGAAGTTAATGGGTGAACGCGTGATGCAGTGGCTGAATGCTAATATCTTTGAGTTGGGTCTAGATGAGCTCCAAGAGTTTCAAAAGAAACTGGAAGAGATACATGTTATTGTCAAACAGAAGGTCGATGAGGTGATGGTTGAAGGGAGGCAAACCCCAAGGTCACTGCCACACCCACCTATGGAGATGGCTTCGACCTCCCAGAGTGCCTATCCCAATCCCTATGGCTTCGACCTCCCTGAGTGCCTATCCCAATCCTATGGCTTCGACCTCCCTGAGTGCCAATCCCAATCCTATGGCTTCCTCATCAGCTCCGAGTTCGAGCCTTGCACTGATTGA